A window of the Haloterrigena turkmenica DSM 5511 genome harbors these coding sequences:
- a CDS encoding PH domain-containing protein, with protein sequence MQTTEKTEGPSDIDAESLEWIVAEDEQVKQVSDLNAQWSGTPLFRGGFRAFLVALGFVAVALALGTKSIAGITTGLSLVGLESYTLETALITAEIPLWWLSAVPILVGLTGVAIGMRPIVRALRTTYVLTSENLYVRTRGIRGDGFTKLHLDRVVDTTFQQSLIGQLLSYGTVTFSTFDHTSPEIQCWAIEDPTELHERVLELEASASSPLERTQEYIRVVPSTGERAPPEVINQIRPLHDVRRGGLSWWQQLNPLSDPDPLTFEFVIYSDGTDSPIEFYYTCEQHLSTLYDRLNSAYPDSVEIERMTVDFAEKLITPQQYSYDEFETALENGTLQCTPAEVEALVRVRGSEPTLADGGATAISEQVDRDSTAEESTSTEAFDSTSDTEGSDPESSHPLGTQLPSVDLDALRAKENAENRDPGSLTFSLETPVDTSEGVLARPHPDEVEPYGLRWTGSGDPMAAIKKFDGQMGEDDRTKASSHAPLTVLIDHFATTDHPIVFQAAFEGEPDLTREGEYHIDEIEQGRDTLAGEITVAFQEFVRGPKNTESSSSRSESLSESRSERIAEIKNEDWGHTFTTNLRAVTVPTNSSLSDTSEIEHDLRNLSTVFDPLAGDYYKLESEPLHEKGVLERSRRKQSRRCFNRFLEGEVVAGGRVSRSEPDLHLDPAELCNMVIVPSTEHLTDEAVKETHANPESRTTLPGLDTAQRRQYTTGMFLGQDANSAVEGPLRLPPNRQSRHWLLCGATGSGKSQVTYHMLRSLAETTPGPNVLFDPKGDNMCKNYLMAHYKKFGNLDDVYYFREPGTLPAISFFDIRSALKGNDRETAVKEKVDHFHELMRMIMGAEKYEQAFVANEILTFLIQALFDPKHGDDVFGLDDLVEAATRMHHHQELPEVSEINADIHDSLAAQFAKDENQFDTTMGAVMNRLNKLKEDRHLHWMLRHKPGREVESTGDDLYGFHQQETHFDFSEFLDEDVTILFDLGDLTLDAQRGFTTVMLSDLWHSIQRRRRTNPENVVNVIMEEAAPFVATELVADQLLPQGRSSGLSLGFIMQYPEQVKKYHNGNGAYEELLTEVHTKLIGDISMKDRFAKTFTHDELSVEDVRNRNNRMAAGEWFTKLVSPGFGEERPAPLTLHSPPIISGHPESDEPLTAAEQQQFDEELLPEVLERTEDEYGLYVPSHEDAMEWSNWSDTDRRAGTPPALDEDQGEEMEVFDEESEDVEAQQPLDEISLDDRADDQYDDRDDSSKAETTDDDPVDVANGAAFFDSSTDEEECPVSDDELRRRGLSRDDAIFLKRVLDAMNRDLPNYTLLEGMGELQEDLDGVDVDVLIELELLEKGKVDRRPYYTVLPDGRELLGETITAQPGIGDLGEKTPHKVGVELLARWLETLEEVGRVERYYQQSSETIFDVAAFGGDNELVWVGEVEMTSNNAEAVVNDYEKMAAVDTDAVWAFPSRDDAGEIVNVLADAERLPENVSGRTANSCSLLQEAVEGFEADGMTTIHTFRKLT encoded by the coding sequence ATGCAGACGACTGAGAAAACCGAGGGACCCTCCGATATCGACGCTGAGTCGCTCGAGTGGATCGTTGCAGAGGACGAGCAAGTGAAGCAGGTCTCCGACCTGAATGCGCAGTGGTCCGGTACACCACTGTTTCGAGGCGGATTTCGGGCATTTCTGGTTGCACTCGGCTTCGTGGCGGTCGCGCTCGCTCTTGGGACCAAGAGCATCGCTGGGATCACAACAGGACTGTCGCTCGTCGGACTCGAGTCCTATACGCTCGAGACAGCACTCATCACTGCCGAGATTCCACTCTGGTGGCTGAGTGCTGTCCCCATTCTGGTTGGTCTGACAGGCGTCGCGATCGGTATGCGTCCGATTGTTCGGGCGCTTCGAACCACGTACGTCCTCACGTCGGAGAACCTCTACGTCCGCACGCGGGGAATTCGTGGCGATGGATTCACGAAGCTTCACCTCGACCGTGTCGTCGACACCACTTTTCAGCAGTCGCTCATCGGCCAGCTGCTGTCGTATGGCACTGTCACGTTCAGTACGTTCGACCACACGTCGCCCGAAATCCAGTGCTGGGCGATCGAGGACCCAACAGAGCTTCACGAACGAGTGCTCGAGCTTGAGGCGTCCGCTAGCTCGCCGCTCGAGCGCACCCAAGAGTACATCCGAGTCGTTCCATCGACGGGCGAACGAGCGCCACCGGAAGTCATCAACCAGATCCGTCCCTTGCACGACGTCCGACGAGGTGGACTGTCGTGGTGGCAACAGCTCAACCCGCTTTCGGATCCCGATCCGCTCACGTTCGAGTTTGTGATCTACAGCGACGGGACGGACTCTCCGATCGAATTCTACTACACTTGCGAACAACACCTGTCCACGCTCTACGATCGGCTCAACTCGGCCTACCCCGACTCCGTGGAAATCGAACGTATGACTGTTGACTTTGCGGAGAAGCTCATCACTCCACAGCAGTACTCGTACGACGAGTTTGAAACCGCTCTCGAGAACGGGACGCTCCAGTGTACGCCCGCGGAGGTCGAAGCGCTCGTTCGTGTTCGTGGCTCCGAACCGACGCTTGCTGATGGAGGAGCGACGGCCATCAGCGAGCAGGTCGATCGAGACAGCACTGCCGAAGAGAGCACCAGTACGGAGGCTTTCGATTCTACGTCCGATACAGAAGGTTCTGATCCTGAGTCCAGTCACCCACTCGGCACGCAACTCCCGAGTGTTGACCTCGATGCACTCCGTGCGAAAGAGAACGCAGAAAACCGCGATCCAGGGTCGCTCACGTTCTCTCTCGAGACGCCAGTCGACACTAGTGAGGGAGTACTCGCTCGGCCACATCCGGATGAAGTTGAACCATATGGGTTGCGGTGGACCGGCAGTGGAGATCCGATGGCGGCGATCAAGAAGTTCGATGGGCAGATGGGTGAGGACGATCGAACGAAGGCGAGCTCACACGCGCCGCTGACCGTGCTGATCGATCATTTTGCAACCACCGATCACCCGATCGTCTTCCAGGCCGCGTTCGAAGGCGAGCCCGACCTGACGAGAGAGGGTGAATACCACATCGACGAAATCGAACAGGGACGCGATACGTTGGCTGGTGAAATCACCGTGGCCTTTCAAGAGTTTGTACGCGGTCCAAAGAACACCGAGTCGTCCTCATCGCGGTCAGAGTCACTCAGTGAATCTCGATCTGAGCGCATCGCTGAGATCAAAAACGAAGACTGGGGACATACGTTCACGACCAACCTGCGGGCGGTGACTGTCCCCACGAACTCGTCTCTGAGCGACACATCTGAAATTGAACACGACCTCCGGAACCTGAGTACCGTGTTCGATCCGCTTGCTGGCGACTACTATAAACTCGAGAGCGAACCCCTCCACGAGAAAGGAGTTCTTGAGCGCAGCCGGCGCAAGCAGTCGCGACGCTGTTTCAATCGGTTTCTCGAGGGTGAGGTTGTTGCTGGTGGGCGGGTGAGCCGGTCCGAACCCGATCTCCATCTCGATCCCGCCGAACTCTGCAACATGGTCATCGTCCCCAGTACCGAGCATCTCACCGACGAGGCGGTCAAAGAAACGCACGCAAATCCCGAAAGCCGCACGACTCTTCCTGGGTTGGACACCGCCCAACGCCGTCAGTATACCACGGGGATGTTCCTCGGTCAGGACGCCAACAGTGCTGTCGAGGGCCCGCTTCGGTTACCACCAAACCGTCAGTCGCGCCACTGGTTGCTCTGTGGCGCGACTGGCTCTGGGAAAAGCCAAGTCACGTATCACATGTTGCGCTCGCTCGCCGAGACGACACCCGGCCCGAACGTCCTCTTCGATCCGAAAGGCGACAACATGTGTAAAAACTACCTGATGGCCCACTACAAGAAATTCGGGAACCTCGACGACGTGTACTACTTCCGGGAGCCAGGAACACTGCCAGCCATCTCGTTCTTCGATATTCGATCAGCGCTCAAGGGGAACGATCGGGAGACGGCAGTCAAGGAGAAAGTCGATCACTTCCATGAGCTGATGCGGATGATCATGGGAGCGGAGAAGTACGAACAGGCGTTCGTGGCGAACGAAATTCTGACGTTCCTGATCCAAGCGTTGTTCGATCCGAAACACGGTGACGACGTCTTCGGGTTGGATGATCTCGTCGAGGCCGCGACGCGAATGCACCATCATCAGGAGCTGCCGGAGGTTTCGGAGATCAATGCCGACATCCACGACTCACTCGCCGCGCAGTTCGCCAAGGACGAAAATCAGTTCGACACGACGATGGGAGCGGTGATGAACCGGCTGAACAAACTGAAAGAGGATCGCCACCTTCACTGGATGCTTCGACACAAACCCGGTCGCGAAGTCGAATCCACCGGAGACGATCTCTACGGCTTCCACCAGCAGGAGACCCACTTCGACTTCAGTGAGTTCCTCGATGAAGATGTCACGATTCTGTTCGACCTCGGCGATCTCACGCTCGACGCCCAGCGTGGGTTCACCACAGTGATGTTGAGTGATCTGTGGCACTCGATCCAACGACGGCGGCGGACGAACCCTGAGAACGTGGTCAACGTTATCATGGAAGAGGCTGCACCGTTCGTCGCAACCGAACTGGTCGCCGATCAACTGCTCCCTCAGGGCCGATCGTCGGGACTGAGCCTTGGCTTCATCATGCAGTATCCCGAGCAGGTCAAGAAGTACCACAATGGGAACGGTGCGTACGAGGAACTGCTGACGGAGGTGCATACGAAACTGATTGGTGATATCTCGATGAAGGATCGGTTTGCGAAGACGTTCACGCACGACGAGTTGTCTGTGGAGGATGTCCGGAACCGGAACAACCGGATGGCAGCGGGCGAGTGGTTCACGAAACTCGTCTCCCCTGGATTCGGTGAGGAGCGACCAGCGCCGTTGACTCTGCACTCGCCCCCGATCATAAGCGGGCACCCAGAAAGCGACGAGCCGTTGACAGCGGCCGAACAGCAGCAATTCGACGAAGAGCTTCTGCCGGAGGTGCTCGAGCGGACAGAGGACGAATACGGGTTGTACGTACCGTCCCACGAGGACGCGATGGAGTGGTCGAATTGGAGCGATACAGATCGGCGGGCTGGCACGCCGCCGGCGCTGGACGAAGACCAGGGTGAAGAGATGGAGGTGTTCGACGAAGAGAGTGAGGACGTAGAAGCCCAGCAGCCGCTCGATGAGATCAGCCTTGACGACAGGGCCGACGATCAGTACGATGATAGAGACGATAGCAGTAAAGCGGAGACCACCGATGACGATCCAGTTGACGTTGCAAATGGAGCCGCCTTCTTCGATTCGTCTACGGACGAAGAGGAATGCCCAGTCTCGGACGATGAACTTCGGCGGCGGGGGCTCTCTCGAGACGATGCGATCTTCCTCAAACGTGTTCTTGACGCGATGAACCGTGACCTCCCGAATTACACGCTGTTAGAAGGGATGGGCGAATTACAAGAGGATCTCGATGGGGTTGACGTTGACGTGTTGATCGAACTCGAGCTGCTCGAGAAAGGGAAGGTGGACCGACGACCGTACTATACGGTGCTTCCGGATGGACGAGAGCTTCTCGGCGAGACAATTACCGCCCAACCGGGGATTGGTGATCTTGGAGAGAAGACGCCACACAAAGTTGGAGTCGAACTCCTGGCGCGCTGGCTCGAGACTCTCGAGGAGGTCGGTCGAGTGGAGCGATACTACCAGCAGTCCTCGGAGACGATTTTCGACGTTGCCGCGTTCGGCGGCGACAACGAACTCGTATGGGTTGGAGAAGTGGAGATGACGTCAAATAACGCGGAAGCAGTTGTGAATGATTACGAGAAGATGGCTGCGGTCGACACGGATGCCGTGTGGGCGTTCCCGTCACGTGACGACGCTGGCGAGATCGTGAATGTACTCGCCGATGCAGAACGTCTCCCTGAGAATGTGAGCGGTCGAACAGCTAACTCATGTTCACTTCTCCAGGAGGCAGTCGAAGGATTCGAAGCCGATGGAATGACGACTATCCACACCTTCAGAAAGC